In the Ranitomeya imitator isolate aRanImi1 chromosome 2, aRanImi1.pri, whole genome shotgun sequence genome, TAATAAAGTAATTTGCAAAGTGTCTTAACTTTTTTGGCTGGAACAAATTCtttaaaaaatataacattttagtTACTCTTCAGATGCCGCCGTCTGTGATCAATAGCGATATTTACATGGTTAAAAGCAGCGATTGGAGCTGAGCTCCGTCCGCTGATGTAGAGACCGATGTCGTCTAGCTCCTGAGTGCTATCCACATGTGATCACCCCAGTGCAGGGCGTACGGTTACACCCATAGCTGCAAAGAGGTTAAATAACAAGCTTTTAGAGAGGCTTGCCTTTTAatgtgtaggtttcctgtccttggggcTGGATCCCCTCCCAATCTGGGGCTGTCGAGGGGATGGAGAAAATTACTTTAATATTTGATCACATTAATTTGTTAACAGGCCACCGTGGCCATTAAACAGATTATTGAtcaattttttaattttgaaaGCTGTGAAAATGAAAGGGCTATGTAAAAATTTCTGTAATTTCTAAATAATTTATGGAATATTTTCTAAAACTTTTGAATTTCAGTTGAATGTCTACAATTTGATGACATATTGATGTCTGTGTTGTACTGGTGAACAGAGGAGAAATTATGAAAATTGTGTCAATGACCAAATACTTCTCGCCCAACCGTATCATATATGTAACTTTTCATTTCAGCGTGCAAGGAATGAAGACCGCATTTTTGGGATCAATACAATCAGGATGAGAATGAAGTCCAGCATTTGCAATCATGGATTTCCCTCACAGAAAAGCAAAGAAACCGGAAGCTATAGAGAAATGCTAAGAATAGACAGATGTCATAAATCTTGAGAATTCCAGAAGGATGTAGCTACCAAAAAATGTAATGGCTTGTGTATCAATGCTTAATGTTGTACTTACACTTCTTGTTTAGGTCCTTGAGATTTCGACTAATATTTCCGGCAATGTCTTTCATCTCCATATATTTCAAACATGTGAGCTTATTCATATTTTCTAGAAGTTTGTAGTCTTCACTTGTGGCTGGAATagcaatttagaaaaaaaatgaaaattagcaGCAGATGCCGTGAAAATTAAAGCATCGGTAGCACATTGTACTGGGTCAGTAGTGGGACTGCACCAATCCTCATATTCCTACTTTATTCAGTAcagaattttatatatatataaaaaaaaaaacttttaatgcAAATCTTATTATTTCTAACACATAAAGTGACCGGGATACAAACATCCGACTTACATATGACTGATAGCTATGAACGCAAGATGTTAAAACAAAAAACTTAATACTCACCTAATCGCTCACATATGCGGCCACCACATTGCTCGCTGGCCAGTCCTCTTATTTCTGCCATCGCGCGCCACATCTCCAGCTTTTTCACTATAGGCCAGGACTTGCTGCCGTGTCCAGGCCTCAGAAGTCACTGCGTATTGTAAGGTCGCAACATCAAGATGTGCGTTGTGACCTTATAACACACAGGGACCTCCCAGGTGTGGACCCCAACAGAATTCAGGACCTCGTCAAGAAGCCGGAGATGCGGCGCTTCACAGTGGAAAGAAGAGAACTGGACACCAGGCAGCCGCAGAGGTGACCGACAAGGTgaggtttggtaaaaaaaaaaaaaaacaacaataacaaCTAATAACTGCTCTGGCTGGCCTGCTGCTGCGAGTGGAAAGAAGAGGACCGCATGGTGaagtgaccggagaggtgagagtgtAGGTTTAAAAACAAAACATTACTCACCTCTCCTGCTGTCCGCTCCTCTCCTTTCGGCCATAGTGTACCACATCTCTGGCCTTTTTAATTAAGCCAAGACTTCAAGCCTCAGAAGTCACTGCGCATCATAAGATCGCAGCGCATGTTTTAATATCAGGACCTTACAACATGTAGAGAGCGCTGGGGCCGAAGCTCGATCAGAAGTCCTGACCTATAGTGATGAGGTTGGAGATGTGGAGTTCTATGGCAGAAAGAAGAGGACCTGTCAGGCAGCGTGGCGGCCGGAGAGGTCGGCGAGaaggtgagaatttttttttttgatgcAACTGACATATAAAATCGTCTTACAAACGAAGCTACAGAACTTATGTAGTTCATAACCCGGGGACAACCCGAATATCTTTATAGAGGTCAGAGCTTTTGTTTTTTTGATACATTATTTCAAATTACTTACATAAACAAGGTTGATAAAGAGGGAGCTTAATGCAAACGTTTATAAATGAGCTTTCATTAATAGTATTCGATAAGTTCTTAACGATTTAAAGAGGTTTTGCCAAAATCGCACatatctcctgtacatagtatagggAATAACTTGCCGATTGATGGGGGGTCGGACCAAGAACAGGGCCCTTTCGATCCCAGTCTTGAGTGCAGCAAAGGTGGGCACACTCTgccaccgctccattcattgtcaatgggACTGCAGAAAACAGCCTGTACTCCGCCTTTTGTGGCACTTAAATAGACAATGAAAGGAGCAGATGTAGAGCATGAGCACCTTTGCTGCATTCAAGGTGGAGTGCTCCAGAGCCCTTATATCCAAATTAATGAGGGTCCCAATAGTAGGAATCCCAGGGTTTTGCAAGTTATATCCTATTTTATGGATAAGGGATAACTTAGTATACTAGAAAAATCCGTTTAAGCACCAGATTCTTGTACctgccgtatttttcagactataagacacacttttttcctccaataatgtggaggaaaatggggggttgcATCTTAtagtctagatcagtgttccccaagtccggtcctcaagagccaccaacaggtcatgttttcaggatttccttagtattgcacaggtgataattgcatcacctggacaggcaagcattcaatgacctgtgcaatactaaggaaatcctcaaaacatgacctgttggtggctcttgaggaccggagttggggaacactggtctagatgtACCTGTTCTGGCTGTGGTGGGTGACCGGCAGTGGCAGGTGACTGGCagtggcagagcagcgggtcacaggaggcaggagccggctgctgaggctaactcctgtgcccgctgctaaagaggcatggaatgcagtgaatattcattccctttagtagtggtACACATGAACGCCCGTCAGCTGCAGGAAGCGGCTGCGGACAACTCTGTGCTCGCtattgaagagcaatgaatactcactgcgctccatgcacatagtcccggcgtggagagcagtgagtattccggcagctctcctctgcttgtaagcagtgcatgatgtccctgccaagcgatgcttacaagcataaatcagcttctggcatgggggccaatcataccaggataaggatggggccatgcacactAGGATAGGgactaaggtaccgtcacactcagcgacgctgcagcgatatagacaacgagccgacttaaactagatcgctggagcgtcgctgtttaggtcgctgtagagacatcaaacacagcaactccagaacgatgaagGAGCGATCCAgtaacgtaacggcgactcacttctcgttctcgctggttgttagctccatgtcaaacagtcgaagtgtaccgatccgacacacatctagtggccctatgctcgttgcttttgatgtcaaacatgacgatacacgccgacctggcgacgaaacaaagttctggacttctagctccgaccagcgatggcacagcgggatccagatcgctgctgcatgtcaaacacaacgagatcgctatccaggacgctgcaacgtctcgGATTGCTgtcattctctttgcaaagttgctgagtgtgacggtaccttaagggaccatatataccaggatggggatgagggacaaGGAAAACTTGGGAACAGGGCTGTGAAGTCGgtttccattttggtggagtcggtataaaatataCTGCCtaccaactcctaaaatatataataaattgggtaccgtAGGGCAATGCAGGATGTGATGTTAATTTTTTTCATATGAATTTGGGAAAGttttgaaatgtcctataaatatctGTTCTGCTCCTGATctgaggatctcggcttttagttgagatgaatctgtgctgcactttatttacATGCTCAGTAGTGGCCAGTGCTGTGGAgctggagtcagggaaattgaggagtcggagttttgGCTTACTGATTCCACAGCCGTGGTTGGAAAGCCTGTTTCTGATCTTTGACGGAGCATATATCTCAGAGAACCATTTCCAAACCTGATGAAATCATGGATACATGTCTATTTATGCTGATGCCATTATCCCAAAAAATTATTTAACAAGACACTAATAAGTACCGAAAGCCACTAGTTACGTTTACTATGATCATATGCTTGTTTTGCAGAGGATAATACAATACATGGggactttaaagtgaacctgtcactaggtttggctgatacgagttacggccatccCTTTTCAGGgccgatatacagcattctataatgctgtatatctgcccccgatccgacctgtaagagaagaaaaataacttattatactcacctggggggcggtccagtccgatgggtgttgctggtcttggtccaACACCTCCCATCTTCTAGCGATCCCTGCCTTCctacttgcttcatgtggatgacgcgtccatGCGTCATTCACACAGGCTCCCCGGAATCGCGCTCCTTTGCAGGAGTActtatctgccctgctgagggcagagcaaagtcctgcagtgcacaggccttgggcctctctgacctttcccgatgcctgcgcactgcaggactttgctctgccctcaacagtgcagagaaGTACGCCTATGCAGGAGTGCGattccggggagcctgtgtggatggcacatggacgcgtcatccacatgaagcaagcaggaaggcGGGGATCGCAAGAAGACGGACCAAGACCAGCAACGCCAATTGGACTggaccaccctgcaggtgagtataataaaagttattttcctTCTCTTACAGGTTGGATCAGAGGCTtacatacagcattatagaattctgtatatTACCCCTCAAAGGGGGTGGCCGTAacttgtatcggccaaacctggcgacgggttccctttaagcattataATTTATCATGATTGCACTCCCTAAATCAGGCCAAATGAATATCAAGATGTAAAATTATATGGTGACTATTCAAATGTCTGCGGTGGAAAACACCACTGTGAACGTCTGTCTGCACTAGATCTTGAGGATCCGTCCTGCTACAAACTAAAAAGTCTAAAAAGTTTGGATTAAATACCATGTTGCCTGATACGCATATGAAACAACCCTTTTCTGATCACAGATACAAAAGGCATAATCACAAGGTATGCCAAAAATTATTACATATTATGCTTTGCTTGTATAGCGCCAacagagctttacagacatcaCCATCGCTGTTcaaattggggctcacaatctagattccctatcaatatgtctttggcgtgtgggaggaaaccggaggagacccacacagacatggagaggacatacaaactccttgcagaagttGACCTTGGTAGGATATGAAtctaggaccccagtgctgcaaggctgcaatgttaaccactgagccactgtgctgcccaaaaTGTCTGACAGATTTAAGTGCCACCTTTGATACTACTTTTTTTGCAAAATCAGATAATTTTTTAttgaacaaaaacaaacatttccaTTTACAGTTATCAGATAAAGCTGTACAAGAATAAAGGAAAAGGATAAATTGTATATTCTCATTAaatcattattaaagggaacctgtcatcaggtttggcaGATAAGAGTtacagccaccgcctttcagggcttataactacataattctataatgctgtagataagccccgatccaACCCGCAAGAGAAGAAAaacaacttttattatactcacctgaggagcagtctggtccgatgggggGGGAGCGCAGGTAattgtccggcacctcccatcttcttgtgatgtcgcccttctgcttgcttcgtgtggatgacgcatccccgcgtcatccacacaggcttctgcgcaggcgcacttatctgccatgttgagggtagagcaaaatattgcagtgcgcagggaaagaggcccagcgcctgcgcactgcagtactttgctctaccctcaacagtgcagataagtgcgcctgcgcagaagcgcaatgccggggagcctgtgaagcaagtaggagggtggcatcgcaagaagatgggaggagccagaccaggacctgcgaaacccatcggaccggacagcaggtgagtataataagttatttttcttctcttacaggtcggatcgggggcagatatatagcattatagaatgctgtagataagccctgaaaaggggtggccgtaactcatatcggccaatcctggtgaccggttccctttaaggccttCGCACCCAATTCCTccctccttgtaacccctctaaacACCCCCCCACTCACCTCCATACAGGACACCAACCAGAGAAAACCTCCCCCCATTGTCACAAAACCATATAGTTAAGCCTGAGGTGCTATAGCAAAGTACTAAGGAGATAACATTGAAAAGAATCTGCCCCTGAGGAAGCGAGACCAGGGTAATCCTGGAGTATATAGCCAGGGGTCCCATATCCTTTCAGATTTAATGATCGAATTACATTCTAATTATACTCCCTTTTCTAACCAAATAATGTTATCTATTCTACGTCTTAATTCCCCAATATTTGGTGATAGTGAATATAGCCAACGGAATGCCAAGAGTTTTTGTGCCTGAAATTAAATACGCCAATGCCCAAGGATAAGGGGAATCCAGACCTGTTCTGTCTTCCAGTAACCTCAGGACGTGGATACCAGGATCTGCTAGGAGCTTTACCCATCTTCTTTTTCCACCAGAGAGAGAACCCTCCTTTGTACCCTCCTATATCCTGTGTAACAAGGGTGCTTCTACAAATCCACATCTAGGACATCTTGCATACAAGACACTAGGGGCCCTGGGTAAACTCTGTGAATCAAGTATGTCTGAGAGTGTCTCTGGGCCTCACAAGGTGACAATCTAGGAACAGCTTCTAAGATCTTCTCCCACTGTCCCATTGAAATAAAGCCCACATCCGACCGTTGATACTTCTGCCCTTCTCAAAATGGGGGTCCCTGGAGCCCTGACATGCCCAGGAGGATGGATACTATATCCAGCTTGCAAAATAATGGGGAGGTGTCCACTCATGTACATGACTCTTCTATCATTTATTTAGGAGCCTATATTTTAAAAATGGAGAACAATACAGAATGCCACTTACCGATCAGCTCACCAGTGAGGTAACATGACATTTTACTGAACATATCCCTGCAAAGCTCATTAATGTCGGCTTCTGGCGGCTCCACTGCCTCTTCTGCTGTTTCAACTGTAGAATCATCTAAGGTTAAAAGGATAAAAAACTAAACGAAAAACCACATTAACCCCTCAATGACCACCAACACGTCTTTTTACAGACATgttatataagagaatagcatcctccgacaggtgacaatccagcagctgtgcaCTATAGCTGGCGTCTtgatgcatcagccacaatcattgTTGGCAGCGACCATGGCCATTTaactccttaaggtaccttcacacataacgatatcgttaacgatatcgttgctttttgtgacgtagcaacgatatcgttaaggaaatcgttatgtgtgacagcgaccaacgatcaggcccctgctgggagatcgttggtcgctgaacaaagtccagaactttatttcgtcgctggatctcccgtggacatcgctggatcggcgtgtgtgacaccgatccagcgatgtcttcactggtaaccagggtaaacatcgggtaactaagcgcagggccgcgcttagtaacccgatgtttaccctggttaccagcgtaaaagtaaaaaaaaaccaaacagtacatacttacctaccactgtctgtccccggcgctgtgctctgcactcctcctgtactggctgtgagcatcggtcagccggaaagcagagcggtgacgtcaccgctctgctttccggccgctgtgctcacagccagaccagagaagcagagcgccggggacagacagcggtaggtaagtatgtagtgtttgggttttttttacttttacgctggtaaccagggtaaacatcggggacttcgggatcgttggtcgctggagagctgtgtgacagctctccagcgaccaaacagcgacgctgcagcaatccggatcgttgtcggtatcgctacagcgtcgcttaatgtgaaggggcctttagatgctGTCAATAGTTACTACAGCATCAAAATAGTTAACAGAGCGTGAGGGCTTCCTCTTCAAcctcattggcaccctgagatcttgattgtgtgCTCCTGTTTGCCATGGCCATTCATGGCCAAATATCGGTCTTAAAGTCTGCCGGCTATagcagcctgttcagaagttagcgacatttaggtggtaaaaaattaattcctgaaaagcaccggaagggtcaataaactacctgaaagcaatttttaaTACATTGAggagtgcggtttttaaaatggtatcacttttgggggtttccaatatataggacacacagagtcacttcaaaactgaacaggtccctaaaaaaataagttttgtaaatttccttgacaaaattactgctacattattaataaaccttctaaaatgctaacaaaataaaacatttaaaaaatggtgctgaagtaaaagcatacaagagggaaatgttatttattaatgtttttgtatgATAcgactggattaaagggataatcatacaaatttagaaaattgctaatttttaaaattgttttgttaaatttctgatattttcatagCAAAATGTAAAACATATcaacttaaatttaccattatcataaagtataatgtgtcacaaaaaaactctcaagatcaatgggatatgttgaagcattccagagttattactacactagctgaagagcccggcgttgcctgggcatagtaaatatctgtggttagttatagcacctcacttctcttattttccccatcacgcctctcattttccccctcactcctctcattccccctaacacttgtcatttcgacctcacatctgtcattttccgatcactccactattttccatcactcctctcattttgcactcacaccttttcattttcacctcgaacccctcattttcacctcacacctctcattttcccctcagtatatgcatgtttgtcatctcccttatatatagtatacacctgtatgtcatctcctgtatatagtatatacctgtatgtcatcccccctgtaaatagtatacacctgctgtatgtcatctcctcctgtatattgtatatacctatgtgtcatctcctcctgtatatagtatatacctgtatgtcatctcttctgtatatacagtcatcccctcctatatatagtatatacctgtatgtcatcttctgtatatacctgtatgtcatctcccctgtatatagtttatacctgctgtatgtcatctcctcctctatatacctatgtgtcatctcctcttttatatagtatatacctgtatgtcatctcctcctgtatatagtatatacctggaagtcatctgctcctgtgtatagtatatacctgtgtgtcatctgctcctgtatattatacctgtgtgtcatctcctcctgtatatagtatatacctgtgtgtcatctcccctgtaaatagtatatacctatgtgtcatctcctcctgtattagacctcgttcacacgttatttgctcagtatttttacatcagtatttgtaagtcaaattggcagcctgataaatccccagccaacaggaagccctcccccacccccggcagtagatattagctcacacatacacataatagggaGGTCatctgactgacagctgccgtatttcctatatggtacagttgttgctcttgtagtttgtctgcttattaatcagatttttatttttgaaggataataccagacttgtgtgtgttttagggcgagttccacgtgtcaagttgtgtgtgttgagttgcgtgtggcgtcatgcatgtagcgacttttgtgagatgagttttgtgtggcgacatgcgtgtagcaattttttgtgtcaagttgcatgtgacaggttagtgcagcaagttgtgtgcagcaagttttgcacatagcgagttttgtgcgtggtgagttttatgtgtggtgcgttttgagtatgtgcaagtcttgtgtgaggcaacttttgcatgtgttgcaacttttgtgcatgtggcaatttttccgcatctggcgagttttccatgaggtgagttctgcacgtgtggcgagttttacacgagcctagttttgcacgtggcgtgttttgcgtgtggcgagttttgagcggcgacttttgtgtttcgacttttatgtggcgaggttggtgtatgtgtggtgaaatgtgtgcggagggtggtatatgtattcaagcacgtggtggtgtgtggcgcattttttgtgtgtgtgttcatatccccatgtgtggcgagtatcccatgtcggggccccaccttagcaactgtacggtatatactctttggcgccatcgctctcactctttaagtcccccttgttcacatctggtagctgtcaatttgcctccaacacttttcctttcactttttccccattatgttgatagggacaaaattgtttggtgaaatactaaccttactaactatgttactatatcatacaattattaggttctgtagaaggacgtagatctgggtatttattatgatggaatataggctgaactggatggacaaatgtcttttttcggccttactaactatgttactatgttactaaatggaacgcgtggggttaaaatttcgcctcacaacatagcctatgacgctctcggggtccagacgtgtgactgtgcaaaattttgtggctgtagctgcgacggtgtagatgccaatcccggacacacacacacacacacacacacacacacaaacacacacacagctttatatatttgATTTGTTTTATTATTTAAAATCTGCAACACAGGATCCCTTCAGAACCTAGAACAGAGATGGGAGAACTACTTTCAGGATATGCATATATTGATCTGGCCTCTAAGCCTGATGGAAGTTGTGATGCCATCTATTTCAGCTTGGCCCTAGGGGTACATCTGTATGCCAATTACGTGGCAACAACAGGGAAAAAAATAATCAAACTTGGCAGATCGAAGATGTGTCACTGTCTGCTGTGTCCCTGTAATGTGCCCATAGTTGGTCTGAAGTGACCTCTGCAGCCATTTATAGTTTCTAGGGTTTAGCCATCTTTAGTATATTAGATtatttcttaggctatgtgcacatgttgcggatttgaatgtggaattttctgtgtggattctgcatctcttggtagaAAACGCGTTttgttatgcggattttgtgcgtttttcctgcagattCTGTTCAGATTTCATGTGTTTTTACCCCTGcgttttcctataatggaatgggtgcagaaacgcacaaaaaattgacatggtccttttttttttaatctgcagcgAATTCCGTGCAGAATTTTCCGGACCATTTGCACAGCATACGGCGCTCCGACAAAttgttgcggccccatagaaatctattggggccacaaaatcacggcaagtgtaaaagaagcttaAAACAGGAAATTAGTGGTCTACTTACAATGCTATTTTGTTCCATAATATGGGAACACCTCTAAAATGTCTGCTGCCATGTTGGTAACTATTTTGCATACTTTTTTTGCACATATCTATCATAAAAAAAACACTATCTCAAGTGTAAAGAAGACCAAGGAGTCCTGGTAGGGATGATTGGGACCCCACAAAACTGAACAATTACCTAGAAGTGAAGCTTTGATGCTGTTTTTAAGGAAAAGGTTGAGCACAGAaaatattaatttgatttagatgtctcttttgttcattcactttgaattttattaaatgataaaaataaaactattagaaacaggatttttggttgcttaccgtaaaatctgtttctcggagcctccactggggggggacacaggaaccatgggtgtatgctgctgccactaggaggctgacactatgtacaaaaaaagttagctcctcctctgcagtgtacaccccaccaattggcattatactcttcagttaatgAGAAAGCAGTAGTAGAAAAAAACAGTAAGGTTgaaacataaccacaaacatgagaactgtaaacctgagaacagtcatagaacacagaacaacaggaactgaataacatgggagggtgctgt is a window encoding:
- the BLOC1S2 gene encoding biogenesis of lysosome-related organelles complex 1 subunit 2 isoform X3, yielding MAEQEGAEKVSSDEPSLAPSASQPTSQDDSTVETAEEAVEPPEADINELCRDMFSKMSCYLTGELIATSEDYKLLENMNKLTCLKYMEMKDIAGNISRNLKDLNKKYSSLQPYLEQINQIEEQVASLENAAYKLDAYSKRLEAKFKKLEKR